A stretch of Myroides oncorhynchi DNA encodes these proteins:
- a CDS encoding TAT-variant-translocated molybdopterin oxidoreductase: MASNKKYWKSVEELNENSSIVESLRNNEFVEEIPTDEFLGDQNKLSSSSTTRRDFLKYVGFSTAAATLAACEGPVVKSIPYVVQPEEIIPGIADYYATTIADGFDFVNVLIKTREGRPIKVDNNRLANAYSGANARVNASVLSMYDSLRLKGSKISGKSASWDEVDAKVKASLQDAKSNGGNIVLLTNTMASPSTDKVIAEFITANPTAKHVVYDAVSSSAAADAYEKAYGVRGLADYDFGNADVVVSVGADILGDWQGGGYDSAYAQNRIPKNGKMSKHIQIEANMSLSGANADVRIPLTVAQQKAALVKIYNVVVGANVSAPAIEGKYAEAVTKAAAQLVSGGSRAVLVSGLDDVNAQLLVFAINEKLQSQAFLPEQTKNVRKGNATEVGQLVKDMNAGKVHTLIMSGVNPVYTLADSAAFVEGLKKVKMSVAFSLKEDETALLTTIAAAAPHYLESWGDVMIKKGHYSVMQPTIRPLFDTKQLQDLLLLWAGNNTAYYEYVKTVGKSYVADKTWNQLVHDGFAVIGENAKVSASADFASAASALGSAKKVDGLELVFYTKTGMGDGQQANNPWLQEFPDPITRVSWDNYVTVSQADAEALGIKNFHVANGGLDGSYVTIEANGVKLEKVPALIQPGQAKGTIGLAFGYGRKAALKEEMQVGVNAYTLYKDFNGVQAAAITVEGGNHEFACVQLQNTLMSRGDILKDTTLEKFIKEDVETWNIKPVVSYDHAEVKASTIDIWESFDRSVGHHFNLSIDLNACTGCGACVISCHAENNVPVVGKSEVRRSRDMHWLRIDRYYSSEDTFAGDVAKKEGTKGFGEYREAFQELEHPAENPQVAFQPVMCQHCNHAPCETVCPVAATSHGRQGQNHMAYNRCVGTRYCANNCPYKVRRFNWFLYSQNSEFDYNMNDDLGRMVLNPDVVVRSRGVMEKCSLCIQMTQSTILKAKNEGRAVRPNEFETACSAACSSGAMIFGDVNDKESEITKLAESDRSYHLLEHIGTKPNVFYHVKVRNI; this comes from the coding sequence ATGGCATCAAACAAAAAATACTGGAAAAGTGTTGAGGAGCTGAATGAAAATAGTTCTATTGTTGAGTCGCTAAGAAACAATGAGTTTGTTGAAGAAATTCCTACTGATGAGTTTCTTGGGGATCAAAATAAATTGTCTTCTTCATCAACAACTCGTCGAGACTTTTTGAAATATGTAGGTTTTTCTACTGCAGCAGCAACATTAGCTGCATGTGAGGGGCCTGTTGTAAAATCTATTCCGTATGTAGTTCAGCCAGAAGAGATAATTCCTGGAATTGCAGATTATTATGCAACTACTATAGCAGATGGATTTGACTTTGTAAACGTTTTGATCAAAACTCGTGAGGGACGTCCAATCAAAGTTGATAATAACAGACTAGCTAATGCTTACTCAGGAGCTAACGCTCGTGTAAATGCATCAGTTTTATCAATGTATGACAGCCTTCGTTTGAAGGGATCTAAAATCAGCGGTAAAAGTGCTTCATGGGATGAAGTAGATGCTAAAGTAAAAGCAAGTTTACAAGATGCTAAATCAAATGGAGGAAACATCGTATTATTAACTAATACAATGGCTAGTCCATCAACTGATAAGGTTATAGCAGAGTTTATCACTGCTAACCCTACTGCTAAACATGTTGTTTATGATGCTGTATCATCTTCTGCTGCTGCAGATGCTTATGAGAAAGCGTATGGAGTACGTGGATTAGCTGATTACGATTTCGGTAATGCTGATGTTGTTGTTTCTGTAGGTGCTGATATCTTAGGAGATTGGCAAGGTGGAGGATACGATTCAGCTTATGCTCAAAATCGCATTCCTAAAAATGGAAAAATGTCTAAGCATATCCAAATTGAGGCGAATATGTCTTTATCTGGTGCTAATGCTGATGTTAGAATTCCATTAACTGTGGCTCAACAAAAAGCTGCTTTAGTTAAGATTTACAATGTAGTAGTTGGTGCTAATGTATCTGCTCCTGCTATCGAAGGTAAATATGCTGAGGCTGTTACTAAAGCTGCTGCTCAATTAGTAAGTGGTGGTTCAAGAGCTGTTCTTGTATCAGGACTTGATGATGTAAATGCTCAATTATTAGTATTCGCTATTAATGAGAAGTTACAATCTCAAGCTTTCTTACCAGAACAAACTAAAAATGTACGTAAAGGTAATGCTACTGAAGTTGGTCAGTTAGTTAAAGATATGAATGCTGGGAAAGTTCACACATTGATTATGTCAGGTGTTAACCCAGTTTATACTTTAGCTGATAGTGCTGCTTTCGTAGAAGGATTGAAAAAAGTTAAAATGTCAGTTGCTTTCTCATTAAAAGAAGACGAAACTGCATTGCTTACTACAATAGCTGCTGCTGCTCCTCACTACTTAGAGTCTTGGGGTGATGTAATGATCAAAAAAGGTCACTACTCAGTAATGCAACCTACTATCCGTCCTTTATTCGATACTAAACAATTACAAGATTTATTATTGTTATGGGCTGGTAATAACACAGCTTACTACGAATATGTAAAAACTGTTGGTAAATCTTACGTAGCTGATAAAACTTGGAATCAATTGGTTCATGATGGTTTTGCTGTTATAGGAGAAAACGCTAAAGTTTCTGCTTCTGCTGATTTCGCTTCTGCAGCTTCTGCATTAGGATCTGCTAAGAAAGTAGATGGATTAGAGTTAGTTTTCTATACTAAAACAGGTATGGGGGATGGACAACAAGCAAATAACCCTTGGTTACAGGAATTTCCAGATCCGATCACTCGTGTATCTTGGGATAACTACGTAACTGTATCTCAGGCTGATGCTGAAGCTTTAGGAATTAAGAATTTCCACGTAGCTAACGGAGGTTTAGATGGTAGCTATGTTACTATCGAAGCTAACGGAGTTAAATTAGAAAAAGTGCCAGCTTTAATCCAACCAGGACAAGCTAAGGGAACTATCGGTTTAGCTTTCGGATACGGAAGAAAAGCTGCTCTTAAAGAAGAGATGCAGGTAGGTGTTAATGCTTATACATTATACAAAGACTTTAATGGAGTACAAGCTGCTGCTATTACTGTTGAAGGAGGTAACCATGAGTTCGCTTGTGTTCAGTTACAAAACACTTTAATGAGTAGAGGTGATATCTTAAAAGATACAACATTAGAGAAATTTATCAAAGAAGATGTAGAGACTTGGAACATTAAACCAGTGGTATCTTATGATCACGCTGAAGTTAAAGCTTCTACTATTGATATCTGGGAATCATTTGATAGATCAGTGGGTCACCACTTTAACTTATCAATTGACTTAAATGCATGTACTGGATGTGGTGCTTGTGTAATCTCTTGTCACGCTGAAAATAACGTACCTGTAGTAGGTAAGTCAGAAGTAAGAAGAAGTAGAGATATGCACTGGTTACGTATCGATAGATACTATTCTTCTGAGGATACATTCGCAGGAGATGTAGCTAAGAAAGAAGGTACAAAAGGATTTGGAGAATACCGTGAGGCATTCCAAGAATTAGAGCATCCAGCTGAAAATCCACAGGTAGCTTTCCAGCCAGTAATGTGTCAACACTGTAACCACGCTCCATGTGAGACTGTGTGTCCAGTAGCTGCTACATCACATGGTCGTCAAGGTCAAAACCATATGGCGTATAACCGTTGTGTAGGTACTAGATACTGTGCGAATAACTGTCCTTACAAAGTAAGACGTTTCAACTGGTTCTTATACTCTCAAAATAGTGAGTTCGATTACAACATGAATGATGATTTAGGACGTATGGTATTAAACCCAGACGTAGTAGTTCGTTCAAGAGGGGTAATGGAGAAATGTTCATTATGTATCCAAATGACTCAATCTACAATCTTAAAAGCTAAGAATGAAGGTAGAGCAGTTCGTCCAAATGAATTTGAGACTGCATGTTCAGCAGCTTGTTCAAGTGGAGCAATGATCTTTGGAGATGTAAATGATAAAGAGTCAGAAATTACTAAATTAGCTGAGTCAGATAGATCTTACCATTTATTAGAGCACATTGGTACAAAACCAAATGTATTCTATCACGTTAAGGTTAGAAATATCTAG
- the nrfD gene encoding NrfD/PsrC family molybdoenzyme membrane anchor subunit codes for MSSHYEAPIRKPLVIGEKSYHDITVDVARPVEGRANKLWWRVFTLALIAFLWGVGCMAYTVGTGIGTWGLNKTVGWAWDITNFVWWVGIGHAGTLISAVLLLFRQKWRMAINRSAEAMTIFSVVQAGLFPIIHMGRPWLAYWVLPIPNQFGSLWVNFNSPLLWDVFAISTYLSVSLVFWWTGLLPDFAMLRDRAITPFTKRVYSILSFGWSGRAKDWQRFEEVSLVLAGLATPLVLSVHTIVSFDFATSVIPGWHTTILPPYFVAGAIFSGFAMVNTLLIIMRKVSNLEDYITVQHIELMNIVVMITGSIVGVAYITELWVAWYSGVEYEQYAFLNRATGPYWWSYWLMMTCNVISPQVMWFKKIRTNILASFVISIVVNIGMWFERFVIIVTSLHRDYLPSSWTMFQPTFVDAGIYIGTIGFFFVLFLLYSRSFPVIAQAEVKTILKSSGEFYKKERDSKENHQSLNH; via the coding sequence ATGTCGTCACATTACGAAGCACCCATTAGAAAACCTTTAGTTATTGGTGAGAAATCATATCACGATATAACTGTGGATGTGGCTAGACCTGTAGAAGGTAGAGCAAACAAACTATGGTGGAGAGTTTTTACATTAGCTTTAATAGCGTTTCTATGGGGAGTAGGTTGTATGGCTTACACTGTAGGTACAGGTATTGGAACTTGGGGATTAAATAAAACCGTTGGATGGGCTTGGGATATTACCAACTTCGTTTGGTGGGTAGGTATCGGTCACGCGGGTACATTAATTTCTGCTGTATTATTATTATTTAGACAAAAATGGAGAATGGCGATTAACCGTTCTGCAGAGGCAATGACAATTTTCTCTGTAGTTCAGGCTGGTTTATTCCCTATCATTCACATGGGACGTCCATGGTTAGCATACTGGGTATTACCTATTCCTAACCAGTTCGGATCATTATGGGTTAACTTTAACTCACCATTATTATGGGACGTATTTGCGATCTCTACGTATTTATCAGTATCATTAGTTTTCTGGTGGACTGGTTTACTACCTGACTTCGCTATGTTACGTGATAGAGCTATTACGCCATTTACAAAAAGAGTATATTCAATTTTATCATTTGGTTGGTCAGGTCGTGCAAAAGACTGGCAACGTTTTGAGGAAGTTTCATTAGTATTAGCTGGTTTAGCTACACCTCTTGTACTTTCTGTACACACGATTGTATCTTTTGACTTTGCTACTTCAGTTATCCCTGGATGGCACACTACTATCTTACCTCCATACTTCGTAGCAGGAGCTATCTTCTCTGGATTCGCAATGGTTAATACGTTGCTTATCATTATGAGAAAAGTTTCTAACTTAGAAGATTATATTACTGTACAACACATCGAGTTAATGAACATTGTAGTTATGATTACAGGTTCTATCGTTGGGGTAGCTTATATCACTGAGTTATGGGTTGCTTGGTATTCAGGAGTAGAGTATGAACAATATGCATTCTTAAACCGTGCAACAGGACCTTACTGGTGGTCATATTGGTTAATGATGACTTGTAACGTAATTTCTCCACAGGTAATGTGGTTTAAGAAAATTAGAACAAACATCTTAGCTTCATTCGTTATTTCTATTGTTGTAAATATTGGTATGTGGTTTGAGCGTTTCGTAATTATCGTTACGTCATTACACCGTGATTATTTACCATCATCATGGACTATGTTCCAACCTACTTTTGTAGATGCCGGTATTTATATTGGTACTATTGGTTTCTTCTTTGTATTATTCTTATTATACTCTAGAAGTTTCCCAGTAATTGCACAGGCAGAGGTAAAAACTATCTTGAAATCTTCAGGAGAGTTTTACAAGAAAGAAAGAGACAGCAAAGAGAATCATCAATCTTTAAATCATTAA
- a CDS encoding SPOR domain-containing protein, with product MRFLRNFLVLNLVLFANNLIIAQSSKTTLNEPSAIKELLNKKKNANTSTAVNDKFKIQIFYGKNTEARSALSSFRRLYPEVNATIVYTNPSYKVLVGNYKTRLDAERNLKAIQKDFEHALLIRPGK from the coding sequence ATGAGATTTTTAAGAAATTTTCTTGTCTTAAACTTAGTCCTATTTGCTAATAATCTAATTATAGCACAGTCCTCTAAAACCACGCTAAATGAGCCCTCAGCAATAAAAGAACTACTTAACAAGAAAAAGAATGCGAATACTTCTACAGCAGTAAATGACAAATTCAAGATTCAAATCTTTTATGGAAAAAACACAGAGGCGAGATCTGCCTTAAGTTCATTCAGAAGATTGTATCCTGAGGTAAATGCTACCATTGTTTATACTAATCCTTCTTATAAAGTATTAGTCGGAAATTATAAAACTAGACTTGATGCGGAGCGCAATCTAAAAGCAATCCAAAAAGACTTTGAACATGCATTACTTATTAGACCAGGCAAATAA
- a CDS encoding c-type cytochrome — protein sequence MKTIYKIVALVGVSVLTTSCFNKERPNYQFMANMYESSAYETYSEVPTTVFKNGKEGQLPAEGSIPRGFSPEEYANTPEGLAEAKVNLKSPLSAEEKDLEKGKTLYTIYCSVCHGDAGDGKGNLVKKEKFLGVPNYKERELTEGGIYHVITYGLNAMGSHANQLTQHERWLVTDYVLKLKSE from the coding sequence ATGAAAACGATATATAAAATAGTAGCTTTAGTAGGAGTATCAGTTTTGACTACTTCTTGTTTTAATAAAGAGCGTCCAAATTATCAGTTCATGGCTAATATGTATGAATCTTCAGCTTATGAAACATATTCTGAAGTTCCTACTACAGTTTTTAAAAATGGTAAGGAAGGACAATTACCTGCTGAAGGATCTATACCACGTGGATTTTCACCTGAAGAGTATGCAAATACTCCTGAAGGTTTAGCAGAGGCTAAAGTAAATTTAAAGTCTCCGTTATCTGCTGAAGAGAAAGATTTAGAAAAAGGTAAAACGTTGTATACAATTTACTGCTCAGTATGTCATGGAGATGCTGGAGACGGAAAAGGTAATTTAGTGAAAAAAGAGAAATTCTTAGGAGTTCCTAACTATAAAGAAAGAGAACTTACAGAAGGAGGAATTTATCACGTAATTACTTATGGTTTGAATGCGATGGGATCTCATGCTAATCAATTAACTCAACATGAGCGTTGGTTAGTAACGGATTACGTTTTAAAATTGAAATCAGAATAA
- a CDS encoding c-type cytochrome, giving the protein MKKVGNHNSFSKILFFCLALMLSFTTISFAQDVAKGKELFNSNCAACHKLDGNSTGPALRGVVERHDVAWLHKWIKSSSSLIKSGDAAAVKLFNDWNKVVMNDFPALSDEDIDNILAYTSEVKAEAPAPVAGAAGAAGTSNNDGVSNMIVLGALVIVLMLLVTMLFFVKKVLNKVVEANGLTPEVRKTIPLCAAFVKNKFLVIVSTLVLVLIGSYFAYGWMMQVGVDQGYEPVQPIHFSHKIHAGDNGIDCKYCHSSARSSKTSGIPSLNVCMNCHKNIGEFTGEAGVDYGKYTPEFYTGEIQKLYDAVGWDASTQKYTGKEKPVKWVRIHNLPDFAYYNHSQHVNVAGLECQTCHGPVEEMEIMRQHSPLTMGWCIDCHRKTDVKLESNEYYAKIHKELSEKYGVEKLTVAQMGGLECGKCHY; this is encoded by the coding sequence ATGAAAAAAGTGGGTAACCATAATTCGTTTTCAAAGATTTTATTCTTTTGTTTAGCGTTAATGCTATCGTTTACTACAATTTCGTTTGCTCAAGATGTAGCAAAAGGTAAGGAATTGTTTAACTCTAACTGTGCGGCATGTCACAAGTTAGATGGAAATTCTACTGGACCAGCTCTACGTGGAGTAGTTGAACGACATGATGTAGCTTGGCTACACAAGTGGATTAAAAGTAGTTCTTCATTAATTAAATCTGGAGATGCTGCTGCTGTTAAATTATTTAACGACTGGAATAAGGTTGTTATGAATGACTTCCCTGCATTGTCAGATGAGGATATTGATAACATTTTAGCTTATACGTCAGAAGTTAAAGCTGAAGCACCAGCACCTGTGGCTGGAGCAGCTGGAGCGGCAGGAACATCAAATAATGATGGTGTTTCTAATATGATTGTATTAGGAGCATTAGTTATTGTGTTGATGCTTTTAGTTACTATGTTATTCTTCGTTAAGAAGGTATTAAACAAAGTAGTTGAGGCTAATGGATTAACTCCTGAGGTTCGCAAAACTATTCCTTTGTGTGCTGCATTCGTTAAAAATAAGTTTTTAGTGATTGTGTCTACATTAGTACTTGTGTTAATTGGGTCATACTTTGCGTATGGTTGGATGATGCAGGTAGGTGTTGATCAAGGGTACGAACCAGTACAGCCAATTCACTTCTCTCACAAGATTCACGCTGGTGATAATGGTATTGATTGTAAATACTGTCACTCTTCTGCTAGATCTAGTAAGACATCAGGTATTCCATCATTGAATGTTTGTATGAACTGTCATAAAAACATTGGTGAGTTTACAGGTGAAGCTGGAGTTGATTATGGTAAATATACTCCTGAATTCTACACTGGAGAGATTCAGAAACTATATGATGCAGTAGGATGGGATGCATCTACTCAGAAATATACTGGAAAAGAAAAGCCAGTTAAATGGGTTAGAATACACAACTTACCTGATTTTGCATACTACAACCACTCTCAACACGTTAACGTTGCTGGTTTAGAATGTCAAACTTGTCACGGGCCAGTTGAAGAAATGGAAATTATGAGACAACACTCTCCATTAACAATGGGATGGTGTATCGATTGTCACAGAAAAACTGACGTTAAGTTAGAGAGCAATGAGTATTACGCTAAGATTCACAAAGAATTATCAGAGAAATACGGAGTTGAGAAATTGACTGTAGCTCAAATGGGAGGTTTAGAATGTGGTAAATGTCACTATTAA
- the leuS gene encoding leucine--tRNA ligase: MKYYPNEIEAKWQKFWKENQTFKIENNADKPKYYILDMFPYPSGAGLHVGHPLGYIASDIYTRFKRQKGFNVLHPQGYDSFGLPAEQYAIQTGQHPAVTTEVNIARYREQLDKIGFSFDWSREVRTSNADYYKHTQWIFIQLFNAWYNKVSDKAESIDTLVAVFEKEGNANVQAVCDDAIEVFSADQWNAFSADEKETMLLKYRMTYLAETEVNWCPALGTVLANDEIKDGLSERGGHPVVRKKMKQWSMRISAYAERLLQGLNDIDWTESIKESQRNWIGKSVGASVVFNLKEGEDTIKVFTTRPDTIFGVSFMTLAPEHDLVSKITTADQKEAVEAYVEATSKRSERDRMADVKTISGVFTGAYAEHPFTKEPIEIWIGDYVLAGYGTGAVMAVPAGDTRDYAFAKHFNITIKNIFNQDITEEAYADKEGFLLIESDFLNGLSYKEATAKAIEALEKIEHGNGKTNYRLRDAVFSRQRYWGEPFPVYYVNNLPKMIDKKFLPIVLPEVEKYLPTEDGQPPLGNAAVWAWDTVNNKVVENDKIDGVSVFPLELNTMPGWAGSSWYWMRYMDPQNTEDIASPEALAYWQNVDLYIGGNEHATGHLLYSRFWNKFLKDFGVAPTEEPFKKLINQGMILGTSALVYRIEGTNTFISKDMIKDEKVQQLYAYVGLVNSSSELDTDEFKAWRPDYAGAEFILNANGKYIVGHEVEKMSKSYYNVVNPDDICEEYGADTLRLYEMFLGPLEQAKPWNTAGISGVAGFLKKLWRLYADDNGVVVINDEPTPEMYKSLHKTIKKVTEDIENFSFNTSVSQFMICVNELSQQKCNHRVILESLAIIVSPYAPHIAEELWSMLGHTTSITYAEFPEFKASYLVESAKEYPVSFNGKMRFKIELPLDLTEEEIKAAILADERTIAQLQGNAPKKIIIVPGKIINLVG; this comes from the coding sequence ATGAAGTATTATCCAAACGAAATTGAAGCTAAGTGGCAGAAATTTTGGAAAGAAAACCAAACTTTCAAAATCGAGAATAACGCTGATAAGCCGAAGTATTACATCTTAGATATGTTCCCTTATCCATCTGGAGCAGGGTTACACGTGGGGCATCCACTCGGATACATCGCATCAGATATCTATACTCGTTTTAAACGTCAAAAAGGTTTTAATGTTCTCCACCCTCAAGGATATGATAGTTTTGGACTTCCTGCTGAGCAGTATGCTATCCAAACAGGGCAACATCCTGCTGTAACAACAGAAGTGAACATTGCTAGATATAGAGAGCAGTTAGATAAAATTGGTTTCTCTTTTGATTGGAGTAGAGAGGTACGTACTTCTAATGCGGATTATTATAAGCATACGCAGTGGATTTTTATCCAGTTGTTTAATGCATGGTATAATAAGGTAAGTGATAAAGCTGAATCAATTGATACATTAGTAGCTGTTTTTGAAAAAGAAGGAAATGCAAATGTGCAGGCTGTATGTGATGATGCTATCGAAGTATTCAGCGCAGACCAGTGGAATGCATTCAGTGCAGATGAGAAAGAAACAATGTTACTTAAATATAGAATGACTTACTTAGCAGAAACAGAAGTTAACTGGTGTCCTGCGTTAGGTACTGTACTTGCTAATGATGAGATCAAAGATGGTCTATCAGAGCGTGGAGGTCATCCTGTAGTGAGAAAGAAAATGAAGCAATGGAGTATGCGTATATCTGCTTATGCGGAACGTTTACTACAAGGGCTTAATGATATTGACTGGACAGAGAGTATTAAAGAGAGTCAACGTAACTGGATCGGTAAGTCGGTAGGGGCGTCTGTGGTGTTTAATCTTAAAGAAGGAGAAGATACTATCAAAGTATTTACTACTAGACCTGATACGATATTTGGTGTAAGCTTTATGACGTTAGCTCCTGAGCATGATTTAGTGAGTAAGATTACTACTGCTGATCAGAAAGAGGCTGTTGAGGCTTATGTAGAAGCTACTTCTAAGCGTAGTGAGCGTGACCGTATGGCAGATGTGAAGACTATCTCGGGTGTGTTTACTGGAGCGTATGCTGAACATCCATTCACGAAAGAGCCAATCGAGATATGGATTGGTGATTATGTATTAGCTGGTTATGGTACAGGAGCTGTTATGGCTGTGCCTGCTGGAGATACTAGAGATTATGCATTCGCTAAGCATTTTAATATTACAATCAAAAATATTTTTAATCAAGATATTACTGAAGAAGCTTATGCTGATAAAGAAGGTTTCTTATTAATAGAGTCTGATTTCTTAAATGGATTAAGCTATAAAGAAGCTACTGCTAAAGCTATCGAAGCGTTAGAAAAAATAGAACATGGTAATGGTAAAACGAACTACCGTTTACGCGATGCAGTATTTTCTCGTCAGCGTTATTGGGGTGAACCTTTCCCTGTGTACTACGTAAATAATCTTCCAAAGATGATTGATAAGAAATTTCTTCCAATCGTTCTTCCAGAAGTAGAAAAATACTTGCCTACTGAAGATGGACAACCACCTTTAGGAAATGCTGCAGTATGGGCATGGGATACAGTAAATAATAAAGTAGTAGAGAACGATAAAATAGATGGAGTATCAGTATTCCCTCTAGAATTAAATACAATGCCAGGATGGGCTGGTTCTTCATGGTATTGGATGCGTTATATGGATCCTCAGAATACTGAAGATATCGCTTCACCAGAGGCGTTGGCATATTGGCAAAATGTAGACTTATATATAGGAGGGAATGAGCACGCTACAGGACATCTATTATACAGTCGTTTTTGGAATAAGTTCTTAAAAGATTTTGGAGTTGCTCCAACAGAAGAGCCGTTCAAAAAATTAATTAACCAAGGAATGATCTTAGGAACTTCTGCTTTAGTATATAGAATAGAAGGCACGAATACCTTTATATCTAAGGATATGATTAAGGATGAAAAAGTACAACAGCTATATGCTTATGTTGGATTAGTGAATTCTTCTTCAGAGTTAGATACAGACGAGTTTAAAGCTTGGAGACCTGATTATGCTGGAGCTGAGTTTATTCTTAATGCGAATGGTAAATATATCGTTGGTCATGAGGTAGAGAAGATGTCTAAGTCTTATTATAATGTGGTTAATCCAGATGATATCTGTGAAGAATATGGAGCAGATACACTACGTTTATACGAAATGTTCTTAGGTCCATTAGAACAGGCAAAACCATGGAATACTGCTGGTATTTCTGGAGTCGCAGGTTTCTTGAAAAAACTATGGAGATTATATGCTGATGATAATGGTGTAGTGGTGATAAATGATGAGCCTACTCCAGAGATGTATAAGTCACTTCATAAGACAATTAAAAAGGTTACTGAGGATATAGAGAATTTCTCTTTCAATACTTCGGTTTCTCAATTTATGATTTGTGTGAATGAGTTATCTCAACAAAAGTGTAATCACAGAGTTATCTTAGAGTCATTAGCAATTATCGTTTCTCCATATGCGCCACATATCGCAGAAGAGTTATGGTCAATGTTAGGGCATACGACATCTATTACTTATGCAGAGTTCCCAGAATTCAAAGCTTCTTATTTAGTAGAGAGTGCTAAGGAATACCCTGTGTCGTTTAATGGAAAAATGAGATTTAAGATTGAGTTGCCATTAGATTTAACTGAAGAAGAAATTAAAGCAGCTATCTTAGCAGATGAGCGTACAATAGCTCAATTACAAGGGAATGCTCCTAAGAAGATAATCATCGTGCCAGGTAAGATTATTAATCTAGTAGGTTAG
- a CDS encoding DUF3341 domain-containing protein codes for MSNKVIHALYNDDDVLLHAVKETRDAHHHIEEIYTPFPVHGLDKAMGLKPTRLAVCAFIYGLIGLSFGTFMMYYIMIVDWPQDIGGKPSFSFIQNMPAFVPIMFEMTVLFAAHLMVLTFFMRSKLWPFKEAENPDVRTTDDHFLMEVALNTDEESAIEFFKKTGAVEVKVIEKQL; via the coding sequence ATGAGTAATAAAGTAATTCACGCACTATACAACGATGATGATGTGTTGTTACATGCTGTAAAAGAAACACGAGATGCTCATCATCATATTGAAGAAATTTATACTCCATTCCCAGTTCACGGACTAGATAAGGCAATGGGTTTAAAACCAACTAGACTTGCAGTTTGTGCATTTATCTATGGATTGATTGGACTTTCTTTTGGTACATTTATGATGTATTATATTATGATTGTAGATTGGCCACAAGATATCGGAGGTAAGCCAAGTTTTAGCTTCATTCAAAATATGCCAGCTTTCGTTCCAATTATGTTCGAGATGACAGTGTTATTTGCTGCTCACTTAATGGTTCTTACGTTCTTTATGAGAAGTAAATTATGGCCTTTCAAAGAAGCTGAGAATCCAGACGTAAGAACTACGGATGATCACTTTTTGATGGAAGTAGCTTTAAATACTGATGAAGAGTCAGCTATAGAGTTCTTCAAGAAGACTGGTGCAGTTGAAGTTAAAGTAATTGAAAAGCAATTGTAG